In a single window of the Terriglobus roseus genome:
- a CDS encoding catalase family protein: MPNYLLYRDDVETIAPDEAETKQKIADVMTDGLKLAREKYGRSVRISHAKAHGLLKGKLIIEDGLPQELAQGLFAEPGHYEVLIRMAQAPGELLDDSKLSTDRGMSVKVLGVKGAKLDGHVGETQDFVFDVGKQFLAGGMKEFLQAFKPNAEIAPKLSDSVKGAVSTVARATNAALNAVGANSEKLAFYGHPVVHPAAEEYFSQTAFRYGEYVAKLGFFPASPALEALKQQPFDPETPDALRDAMNEFFRTNPAEFDLRVQLNTGLEDMPIENAQAEWSETASQYQTVAHLVIPPQTAWDPAKDGYFEDLTFSPAHALAAHRPLGSINRARLFVYGLLAARRLADNGRTAEVPTSLEEVPS, from the coding sequence ATGCCGAATTACCTCTTGTACCGTGACGATGTCGAAACGATAGCTCCTGACGAAGCCGAAACGAAGCAAAAGATTGCGGATGTGATGACAGACGGTCTGAAGCTGGCGCGTGAAAAATACGGCCGTTCCGTACGCATCTCGCACGCGAAAGCGCATGGTCTCTTAAAAGGTAAACTGATCATCGAAGACGGTCTGCCTCAAGAATTGGCGCAGGGCCTGTTCGCGGAGCCTGGCCATTACGAAGTGCTGATCCGCATGGCACAGGCACCAGGTGAGCTTCTGGACGATTCCAAACTGTCGACCGATCGCGGTATGTCGGTTAAGGTTCTGGGCGTTAAGGGGGCTAAGCTCGACGGCCATGTGGGCGAGACCCAGGATTTTGTCTTCGATGTCGGCAAGCAGTTTCTGGCGGGCGGCATGAAGGAGTTTCTGCAGGCGTTCAAGCCGAATGCCGAGATCGCCCCAAAGCTTTCAGACAGCGTCAAGGGTGCAGTATCGACTGTCGCAAGGGCGACCAACGCGGCTCTAAACGCTGTCGGCGCGAATTCCGAGAAGCTGGCGTTCTATGGGCATCCCGTCGTTCATCCGGCAGCCGAAGAATACTTCTCGCAAACAGCGTTCCGCTATGGAGAGTACGTGGCAAAGCTGGGCTTTTTTCCAGCATCGCCTGCTCTGGAAGCGCTCAAGCAGCAACCGTTCGACCCCGAGACGCCTGATGCACTGCGCGACGCGATGAATGAGTTCTTCCGGACCAATCCGGCTGAGTTCGATCTTCGCGTACAGCTGAACACAGGTCTTGAAGATATGCCTATTGAGAACGCTCAAGCAGAGTGGTCCGAGACCGCCTCACAGTACCAGACAGTCGCTCACCTGGTGATACCACCGCAGACCGCCTGGGACCCGGCGAAAGACGGCTACTTCGAAGACCTGACGTTCTCCCCAGCGCACGCCCTTGCCGCGCATCGTCCCTTGGGCAGCATCAACCGGGCACGCCTGTTTGTCTATGGTCTGCTCGCCGCTCGCCGTTTGGCGGACAACGGAAGGACGGCCGAAGTGCCGACCAGCCTTGAGGAAGTACCCTCCTAG
- a CDS encoding L-dopachrome tautomerase-related protein, whose amino-acid sequence MPTGVTVSRTNRIFVNFPRWGDDVPFTVAEVINGKAVPFPDPKINDWPGRNTSDPTQYKDQGQNESHFVSVQSVVVDPANRLWVLDTGSPMLKNALPGGPKLVAIDLATNKVVKRILLPSSVAGPTSYMNDVRFDLRIGSPAGPDGIHGIAYITDSSEKGPTGFVVVDLATGQSWRKLDDIDAVKPELGFLMFAEGRPLYKTEPGKPAKPGIFANDSLAISADGSKLFFCPVSSTKLYSVPTAALRDKSLTAEATAKQVALVTGKESSDGLESDAGGNVYSTAPASGSILKISPNSNFAGGVEVSTLVHDPRLLWPDTMSLSDDGYLYVTANQLFNQPSMHNGKDLRQKPYTLFRVKVDAKPVRLQ is encoded by the coding sequence ATGCCTACCGGTGTAACGGTGTCGCGCACCAATCGCATCTTTGTGAACTTTCCCCGCTGGGGTGATGACGTGCCCTTCACAGTGGCTGAGGTGATCAACGGTAAAGCAGTCCCTTTTCCCGACCCGAAAATTAACGACTGGCCGGGAAGAAACACATCTGACCCGACCCAATATAAGGATCAGGGACAAAACGAATCACACTTCGTGTCTGTCCAGTCGGTGGTAGTCGATCCAGCTAACCGGCTTTGGGTCTTGGATACCGGTTCTCCAATGCTCAAGAACGCGCTGCCGGGAGGACCCAAGCTCGTCGCGATCGACTTGGCAACGAATAAGGTCGTCAAGCGCATCCTGCTACCGTCTTCAGTCGCGGGTCCCACAAGCTATATGAATGACGTCCGTTTCGATCTGAGAATCGGGTCGCCTGCCGGGCCGGATGGCATTCATGGCATCGCCTACATCACCGACTCCTCTGAGAAGGGTCCTACGGGCTTCGTCGTCGTCGATCTGGCTACCGGTCAATCTTGGCGCAAACTCGACGACATCGATGCAGTGAAGCCGGAACTGGGCTTTTTGATGTTCGCCGAGGGTCGACCGCTGTACAAGACAGAACCGGGGAAACCAGCGAAGCCTGGAATCTTCGCTAACGACTCACTTGCGATCTCTGCAGATGGTTCTAAGCTGTTCTTTTGTCCCGTTTCGTCGACGAAGCTCTACAGCGTACCCACCGCAGCGTTACGCGATAAGAGCCTCACGGCAGAGGCGACTGCAAAACAGGTAGCGCTGGTGACAGGCAAGGAAAGCTCGGATGGACTCGAGTCCGACGCAGGAGGTAACGTGTACTCAACCGCACCGGCCTCTGGCAGCATCCTCAAGATTAGCCCTAACTCAAACTTTGCGGGCGGCGTGGAAGTCTCAACCTTGGTACATGACCCACGTCTGCTTTGGCCCGACACGATGAGCCTCTCGGACGACGGCTACCTCTACGTGACGGCCAATCAATTGTTCAACCAGCCATCGATGCACAATGGCAAAGACTTGCGACAAAAACCGTACACACTGTTCCGTGTGAAGGTCGATGCCAAGCCTGTTCGGTTGCAGTGA
- a CDS encoding catalase family protein has protein sequence MQTDANYLIYGPEVETVAPDEHVTFDELSRTMQHITRHMATRYRHAYRPVHAKSHGVLVGTLDVLPDLPEQLAQGLFGRVGSYPVIMRFSTNPGDLLADNVSSPRGLAIKILNVEGPKVSNHSEGTTQDFVCINANAFTAPDPKGFLEQIKTFDTNLDTPEGVKHAVSVAARATNAVLKAVNLPSATLEGIGASATHILGESFSTVAPLRYGNYVAKVGFAPGSENLKELTGKSVDLGADYNALEEIIKQLFRHETAVWDVKVQLALVPDDPSAEEKDKDFPIEAADKKWPEDKSPWQTVARITVAPQNTYSDARQLFVDERLSFSPWHALEAHRPLGGIMRSRLKAYEEAIKYRAQRNDRVRSEPSDISEVPA, from the coding sequence ATGCAAACAGATGCCAACTATCTCATTTATGGCCCCGAGGTAGAGACCGTTGCTCCTGATGAGCATGTCACCTTCGACGAACTCTCACGCACGATGCAACACATCACGCGTCACATGGCTACGAGGTACAGGCACGCCTATCGCCCGGTCCATGCCAAGTCTCATGGTGTCCTCGTCGGGACGCTCGACGTTCTGCCGGACCTTCCGGAACAGCTGGCCCAAGGCCTCTTTGGACGGGTTGGCTCATACCCGGTGATTATGCGTTTCTCGACCAACCCGGGAGATTTGCTCGCCGATAACGTCTCTAGCCCCCGCGGCCTCGCCATCAAGATTCTTAACGTGGAGGGTCCCAAGGTTTCGAACCACAGCGAAGGGACGACGCAAGACTTTGTTTGCATCAATGCGAACGCATTCACTGCACCGGACCCCAAGGGTTTTCTTGAGCAAATCAAGACCTTCGATACGAACCTGGATACTCCCGAAGGTGTCAAGCATGCAGTTTCCGTCGCAGCTCGCGCTACGAATGCCGTGCTCAAGGCCGTGAACCTTCCGTCCGCCACCCTTGAGGGTATTGGTGCGTCTGCTACGCATATCCTAGGTGAAAGCTTTTCAACGGTTGCCCCCCTACGTTACGGAAATTACGTCGCGAAGGTCGGTTTCGCGCCAGGGTCCGAGAATCTGAAAGAGCTCACCGGTAAGTCTGTCGATCTCGGCGCGGACTATAACGCGCTTGAGGAGATCATTAAGCAGTTGTTCAGGCACGAAACCGCTGTGTGGGACGTCAAGGTACAGCTTGCGCTCGTCCCCGATGATCCAAGCGCAGAGGAGAAAGACAAGGACTTTCCAATCGAGGCTGCCGATAAGAAGTGGCCGGAGGACAAGAGTCCTTGGCAGACAGTTGCACGCATCACCGTAGCCCCCCAAAACACGTACTCTGACGCGCGTCAGCTCTTTGTCGACGAAAGGCTCTCCTTCAGTCCCTGGCATGCTCTCGAAGCGCATCGCCCTCTGGGCGGCATCATGCGGTCTCGACTTAAGGCTTACGAGGAAGCGATCAAGTACAGAGCTCAGCGGAACGACCGAGTGCGATCCGAACCTTCGGATATTTCTGAAGTGCCAGCCTAA
- a CDS encoding SDR family oxidoreductase, protein MSSSPDHLSRRQLVGALGAGLAATALPTVAQAQASSTAQPVADPTTKYPKPPYTSPFQPWPGLASKMTPPPDHGETSYKGSGRLLNRRALITGGDSGMGRAAAIAYAREGADVAINYLPAEEPDAQEVAMLIRKAGRKAVLIPGDLREETFCKKLVSQAVSELGGLDIIVSNAGRQHQVESIADMTTELFDWTMKTNLYAPFWIIKAALPSMKPGSCIIATTSEQAYDPAANLYDYAQTKAATMNFVKSLAKQLGPKGVRVNGVAPGPIYTPLQISGGATEEHWRDFGGKYPLGRAGQPAELASIYVQLAAQDASYTTGNIYGAGGGMGQP, encoded by the coding sequence ATGTCTTCCTCTCCAGATCATCTCTCGCGTCGTCAGCTCGTTGGCGCGCTCGGTGCAGGGCTTGCTGCCACTGCACTCCCGACCGTGGCACAGGCACAGGCAAGCTCTACGGCGCAGCCCGTTGCTGATCCGACGACGAAGTATCCAAAGCCGCCCTACACCAGTCCGTTCCAACCGTGGCCGGGACTAGCAAGCAAAATGACTCCGCCGCCCGATCATGGCGAGACCAGCTACAAAGGTTCAGGCCGCTTGCTGAATCGCAGAGCTCTTATCACCGGTGGTGACTCTGGCATGGGGCGGGCCGCCGCCATTGCTTACGCCCGCGAAGGCGCTGATGTTGCGATCAACTATCTGCCAGCCGAGGAACCAGATGCACAAGAGGTAGCCATGCTGATTCGCAAAGCTGGACGGAAGGCCGTGCTGATCCCAGGCGACCTCCGCGAAGAAACGTTCTGTAAAAAGCTCGTGTCACAGGCTGTTTCGGAGCTGGGCGGGCTGGACATCATTGTCTCGAATGCAGGCCGCCAGCATCAGGTGGAGTCGATTGCGGATATGACCACGGAACTCTTCGACTGGACGATGAAGACCAACCTTTATGCTCCGTTCTGGATCATTAAAGCTGCTCTTCCAAGCATGAAGCCGGGCTCCTGCATCATCGCGACAACCTCAGAACAGGCGTACGACCCCGCAGCAAATCTATACGATTACGCCCAAACCAAAGCAGCCACGATGAACTTCGTGAAATCCCTGGCAAAGCAACTCGGACCCAAGGGAGTCCGCGTGAACGGTGTAGCTCCAGGGCCCATCTATACGCCACTACAGATCTCGGGCGGCGCGACCGAAGAGCACTGGCGCGACTTCGGCGGCAAGTACCCCCTCGGCCGAGCCGGCCAGCCAGCCGAACTTGCCTCAATCTATGTCCAGCTGGCAGCGCAGGACGCCTCCTATACGACCGGGAACATCTATGGTGCCGGAGGCGGCATGGGGCAGCCATAA
- a CDS encoding PA2169 family four-helix-bundle protein, with amino-acid sequence MADGFSTVKTVVQVLNDGEKGFADLGEKIKDPSISSFFIKESATRAEFAKELEAELALVDGDTKGIGGTASGTLHRTWGDIKASLGGGDHTLLETAEQGEDAAKKAYKEALEGELPSAAIQALLLKQQPHIQASHDQVKAFRDSTKS; translated from the coding sequence ATGGCAGATGGTTTCAGCACAGTCAAGACAGTAGTTCAGGTTCTGAATGACGGCGAAAAGGGTTTTGCTGATCTTGGAGAAAAGATAAAAGACCCCTCCATCAGTTCGTTCTTCATAAAGGAATCGGCGACTCGCGCGGAGTTTGCGAAGGAACTTGAGGCAGAGCTGGCGCTTGTAGACGGCGACACAAAGGGCATCGGCGGGACGGCTTCTGGAACCCTTCACCGCACTTGGGGCGACATAAAGGCCAGCCTCGGCGGCGGCGATCACACGCTGCTTGAGACGGCAGAGCAGGGTGAAGACGCGGCTAAGAAAGCGTATAAGGAAGCACTCGAAGGCGAGCTTCCCTCTGCTGCAATCCAGGCGCTCCTTCTGAAGCAGCAACCCCACATTCAAGCCTCCCACGATCAGGTGAAGGCCTTCCGCGACAGCACGAAGTCCTAA
- a CDS encoding alpha/beta fold hydrolase, which translates to MGFSLRQLIASMKSCYSSSAVRESRSARQFSVNDVLREPCNKGSRKRATMSVSKIKTKVLRQAYEQSGPMKGEPLILVHGWPDSPRTWDKVLPTLHQAGYQTIVPYLRGYGPSSFRDPLLGRKPRRTGQPVAFAQDMIHLADRLDIKRFHFIGHDWGARTGYALAALFPKRLKSLTAVSVPFEPGKASPPSSRRLKRSGTSGFFAPSRARRSSAKTPLRLDRHSGTFGVQLDGTSRVTLMNPLKVGKAKILKMLFFTVIGHVGDTPI; encoded by the coding sequence ATGGGCTTTTCCTTACGGCAGCTGATCGCCTCAATGAAGAGCTGCTACAGTTCGTCGGCGGTCCGCGAGAGCCGATCAGCACGCCAGTTCTCAGTTAATGATGTGTTGCGAGAGCCCTGCAACAAGGGCTCTCGCAAGAGGGCCACAATGTCTGTTTCAAAGATCAAGACGAAAGTGCTCCGCCAAGCGTACGAACAGAGTGGTCCTATGAAGGGTGAGCCGCTCATTCTGGTCCATGGTTGGCCAGACTCCCCGCGTACATGGGATAAGGTTCTTCCAACGTTGCATCAAGCTGGCTATCAAACGATCGTTCCATACCTTCGTGGCTATGGGCCGAGTAGCTTCCGTGATCCCTTGCTCGGTCGCAAGCCCCGTAGAACAGGCCAGCCCGTCGCGTTTGCTCAGGACATGATTCATCTAGCAGACCGTCTCGATATCAAACGCTTTCACTTCATCGGACATGATTGGGGAGCGAGGACAGGCTACGCACTCGCGGCTCTGTTTCCTAAGCGGCTCAAGTCTTTGACCGCAGTCTCCGTGCCCTTTGAACCGGGCAAAGCGTCTCCTCCGAGTTCCCGCAGGCTCAAGCGTTCTGGTACCAGTGGCTTCTTTGCACCAAGCCGGGCGAGAAGAAGTTCCGCGAAGACCCCGTTGCGTTTGGACAGGCACAGTGGAACGTTTGGAGTCCAGCTGGATGGTACAAGCAGAGTGACTTTGATGAATCCGCTAAAAGTTGGCAAGGCAAAGATTTTAAAGATGTTGTTCTTCACGGTTATCGGTCACGTTGGGGACACGCCGATCTAG
- a CDS encoding NAD(P)-dependent alcohol dehydrogenase, which translates to MIPSIGYATNHSFLGLKPYKFERPDARPNEVTIEVLYCGVCHSDIHQVKNEWGNTVYPCVPGHEVVGRVTAVGDSVTTHQIGDLVGVGCMIDSCRECEPCRSGDENYCEGPNSWLATYNGPMVPAKKAADEQNHYGRENTFGGYSNVVVVPEDFVLKIPASLDPKAAAPLLCAGVTTYSPMKHWGVKAGSKVGIVGFGGLGHIAAKIAVAMGATVVLFTTTEEKQDEAIRLGATAVMEKDLKEEVDPTNPLTRTFDFILSTVPEKHNLNPYLPLLKRDATMAICGDLGPLEPINNMQTASHRNSVAGSLIGSIAETQEVLDFCAEHNVAPDIQMIAIADINDAYKEVEKGDVRFRYVIDMSTLKDEEA; encoded by the coding sequence GTGATTCCGTCTATTGGCTATGCAACAAACCACTCTTTCCTAGGCCTCAAGCCCTACAAATTCGAACGTCCAGATGCGCGTCCAAACGAAGTCACCATCGAAGTGCTGTACTGCGGGGTCTGTCACTCGGACATTCACCAAGTCAAGAACGAGTGGGGGAATACCGTTTACCCCTGTGTGCCCGGCCATGAAGTCGTCGGTCGTGTGACCGCTGTCGGCGATTCTGTAACGACTCACCAGATCGGCGACTTGGTCGGAGTCGGCTGCATGATCGATAGTTGCCGCGAATGCGAGCCATGCCGATCCGGCGACGAGAATTACTGTGAGGGACCGAACAGTTGGCTTGCCACGTACAACGGTCCCATGGTGCCTGCAAAGAAGGCTGCCGACGAGCAGAACCACTATGGCCGCGAGAATACCTTTGGCGGCTACTCAAATGTGGTGGTCGTGCCCGAAGACTTCGTTTTGAAAATCCCGGCCTCGCTTGATCCGAAAGCAGCAGCACCTCTGCTTTGCGCGGGAGTCACGACCTACTCTCCAATGAAGCACTGGGGCGTCAAAGCCGGCAGTAAGGTAGGCATCGTCGGCTTCGGCGGGCTGGGCCACATCGCAGCCAAGATCGCCGTCGCTATGGGCGCCACTGTCGTCCTTTTCACGACCACCGAGGAGAAACAAGACGAAGCAATCCGGCTCGGCGCAACTGCGGTGATGGAGAAGGATTTGAAGGAGGAAGTCGATCCGACCAATCCCCTCACCCGGACCTTCGACTTCATCCTGAGCACGGTGCCCGAGAAACACAACCTGAACCCCTACCTGCCGCTGCTGAAGCGTGACGCCACGATGGCGATCTGCGGTGATCTCGGTCCGCTTGAGCCAATCAACAACATGCAAACTGCCTCCCATCGGAATAGCGTTGCAGGATCTCTCATCGGAAGCATCGCGGAGACCCAAGAGGTCCTCGACTTCTGTGCGGAACACAACGTTGCTCCCGACATCCAGATGATCGCCATTGCCGACATTAACGACGCCTACAAAGAAGTAGAAAAAGGCGATGTCCGCTTTCGCTACGTGATCGACATGTCGACGCTGAAGGACGAAGAGGCTTAG
- a CDS encoding alpha/beta fold hydrolase yields MAYVVTKDGTEIFFRDLGTGKPVVLIHGWPLSGDSWDKQANFLAEHGLRVIDYDRRGFGRSGQPWSGYDYDTLASDLNKLMEELDLRDATLVGFSMGGGEVVRYLSRYGTSRVSKAVLVSAVTPYLLKTSDNPDGVDPKVFEEIEENLRKDRPAFLNEFGPKFYGRSVVHHTVSEPVLEWTQSMALMGSLRSTLQTAKSWSSTDFREEMKSITIPVLVIHGTSDNTVPIDASGRRSVKILPNATLTEYDGEPHGLFLTAADRLNEELLQFVGGPREPISTPVLS; encoded by the coding sequence ATGGCATACGTAGTGACAAAAGACGGGACAGAGATCTTTTTTCGAGATCTGGGAACGGGAAAACCAGTCGTACTGATTCATGGATGGCCACTCAGCGGCGATTCCTGGGACAAGCAGGCGAACTTTCTGGCTGAACATGGCCTCCGGGTCATTGACTATGATCGGCGCGGCTTCGGCCGCTCGGGACAGCCGTGGTCCGGGTACGACTATGACACGCTTGCATCCGATCTGAACAAGCTCATGGAAGAACTCGACCTCAGAGACGCGACGCTGGTCGGCTTTTCGATGGGTGGGGGAGAGGTCGTGCGCTACCTAAGCCGTTATGGAACCTCGCGCGTGTCTAAAGCGGTCCTGGTCTCTGCGGTTACCCCCTACCTGCTGAAGACGAGTGACAATCCCGACGGCGTTGATCCGAAGGTCTTCGAGGAGATTGAAGAAAACCTACGCAAGGATCGCCCAGCGTTCCTCAACGAGTTTGGGCCCAAGTTTTATGGAAGATCTGTCGTTCACCACACCGTGTCGGAGCCGGTCCTGGAGTGGACCCAATCCATGGCACTGATGGGGTCTCTTCGCTCCACGCTGCAGACAGCCAAGTCCTGGTCGTCAACCGATTTTCGTGAGGAGATGAAGAGCATCACGATTCCTGTTCTCGTCATTCACGGGACGAGCGATAACACCGTGCCGATTGATGCTTCAGGTCGGCGGTCTGTGAAGATCCTCCCGAATGCAACACTTACCGAGTACGACGGCGAACCGCATGGGCTTTTCCTTACGGCAGCTGATCGCCTCAATGAAGAGCTGCTACAGTTCGTCGGCGGTCCGCGAGAGCCGATCAGCACGCCAGTTCTCAGTTAA
- a CDS encoding glutathione-independent formaldehyde dehydrogenase, producing the protein MKALVYHGPKKVSVDTVPDPKIEKLTDVIIKLTTTNICGSDLHMYEGRTDVEKGKILGHENLGEVVEVGKAVDTVKMGDKVVLPFNIGCGFCANCERGLTGYCLTCADPKVMPGMAGAAYGFAGMGPYQGGQAQYLRVPYADFNCLQLPPDVDEKENDYVMLSDIFPTGWHSTRLANLEPGQSIVIYGAGPVGLMAAMSARIQGAAQIFVVDGQEDRLALAKEIGATPINTKDGEIGDQIREATGGWGADCGAECIGYQCHNSKGKEVPNLVMNSLVDAVKATGQIGVVGVFVPQDPGSDDKLAQKGQIAFDMGKFWFKGQKMGTGQCNVKAYNRRLRDLIHQGKANPSIIISHSLPLSEAPDAYKHFDNRDHGWTKVILKPNAA; encoded by the coding sequence ATGAAAGCACTTGTCTATCACGGCCCGAAGAAAGTGTCGGTCGACACAGTTCCCGATCCAAAGATCGAGAAGCTGACCGACGTCATCATCAAGCTCACGACCACGAACATCTGCGGCTCTGACTTGCACATGTACGAAGGCCGTACCGACGTAGAGAAGGGCAAGATCCTCGGTCACGAAAATCTCGGCGAAGTCGTCGAGGTCGGCAAAGCTGTCGATACCGTCAAAATGGGCGATAAGGTCGTCCTCCCATTCAACATTGGCTGCGGCTTCTGCGCCAACTGTGAGCGTGGACTCACTGGCTACTGCCTCACCTGTGCGGACCCCAAAGTGATGCCGGGCATGGCTGGAGCCGCCTACGGCTTCGCCGGCATGGGACCTTACCAGGGTGGGCAGGCTCAATATCTACGTGTGCCGTACGCCGACTTCAACTGTCTGCAGCTCCCACCGGATGTTGACGAGAAAGAAAACGACTATGTCATGCTCTCGGACATCTTTCCGACGGGGTGGCATTCCACGCGGCTCGCCAACCTGGAACCCGGTCAGTCCATCGTAATCTACGGCGCGGGCCCAGTCGGTCTCATGGCCGCGATGTCGGCCCGCATCCAGGGCGCAGCCCAGATCTTCGTCGTTGACGGCCAGGAAGATCGTCTTGCGCTCGCGAAAGAAATCGGTGCGACTCCGATCAACACCAAGGACGGCGAGATTGGCGATCAGATCCGCGAGGCCACTGGCGGCTGGGGAGCCGACTGCGGGGCTGAATGCATCGGCTACCAATGCCACAACTCAAAGGGCAAAGAAGTCCCCAACCTCGTCATGAACTCGCTCGTTGATGCGGTGAAGGCGACAGGACAGATCGGTGTTGTCGGCGTCTTCGTCCCGCAGGACCCAGGATCCGACGATAAGCTCGCCCAAAAGGGGCAGATCGCGTTCGACATGGGCAAGTTCTGGTTTAAGGGCCAGAAGATGGGAACTGGCCAGTGCAACGTAAAGGCCTACAACCGCCGTCTCCGTGACCTCATTCATCAGGGCAAGGCTAACCCGTCGATCATTATCTCGCATAGCCTGCCGCTGTCAGAGGCACCGGACGCCTACAAGCACTTTGACAACCGCGATCACGGTTGGACAAAGGTGATTCTTAAGCCAAACGCCGCTTAG